The following proteins come from a genomic window of Streptomyces liliiviolaceus:
- a CDS encoding transglycosylase SLT domain-containing protein, which yields MPKQHSIPGRIPAMTKAHKLSFAGVATLGAAALAFSLAPADTKASADSVSAAPVALSSQQLKVKTVGLSGQLADAQAAAAKKKAADAAAAKKAAEAAAAKKAADARKAKEAASRSAQRAAVKPVAAKTYANNLDGWIRQSLDIMKKHGIPGTYDGLHRNIIRESSGNPNAINGWDINAINGVPSIGLLQVIKPTFDAYHVAGTAWSQYNPVANITAAANYAADRYGSIDNVNSAY from the coding sequence ATGCCCAAGCAGCACAGCATTCCTGGTCGCATCCCCGCCATGACCAAGGCCCACAAGCTCTCGTTCGCCGGTGTCGCCACGCTCGGCGCCGCCGCCCTCGCGTTCTCGCTGGCCCCCGCCGACACGAAGGCGAGCGCCGACTCGGTCTCCGCCGCCCCGGTCGCGCTCTCGTCGCAGCAGCTGAAGGTCAAGACCGTCGGCCTCAGCGGCCAGCTGGCCGACGCCCAGGCCGCCGCCGCGAAGAAGAAGGCGGCCGACGCCGCCGCCGCGAAGAAGGCCGCAGAGGCCGCCGCGGCGAAGAAGGCCGCGGACGCCCGCAAGGCCAAGGAGGCCGCGAGCCGGTCCGCCCAGCGCGCCGCGGTCAAGCCGGTCGCCGCGAAGACCTACGCGAACAACCTGGACGGCTGGATACGCCAGTCGCTGGACATCATGAAGAAGCACGGCATCCCGGGCACGTACGACGGGCTGCACCGCAACATCATCCGGGAGTCCTCGGGCAACCCGAACGCGATCAACGGCTGGGACATCAACGCCATCAACGGCGTCCCGTCCATCGGTCTGCTGCAGGTCATCAAGCCGACCTTCGACGCGTACCACGTCGCCGGCACCGCCTGGAGCCAGTACAACCCGGTCGCCAACATCACCGCCGCCGCCAACTACGCGGCGGACCGGTACGGCTCGATCGACAACGTCAACAGCGCGTACTGA
- a CDS encoding SDR family NAD(P)-dependent oxidoreductase yields the protein MPVAIITGASKGLGRALAEALAERGWDLVLDARTARPLQETAVAVLGKYGTQVRALPGDVTDGAHRSRLVAAARELGGVDLLVNNASALGAEPLVRLESLALDGLRRALEVNVVAALGLVQEALPLLRESPAGAVIDVSSDAAAEAYETWGGYGASKAALDQLSAVLGEEEPRLRVWAVDPGDMGTDLYAAAVPDDDDPRPDPASVVPAFLRLLDGRPASGRYGAPALLEQR from the coding sequence ATGCCGGTAGCGATCATCACGGGGGCTTCCAAGGGGCTGGGGCGCGCGCTCGCCGAGGCGCTGGCGGAGCGCGGCTGGGATCTGGTGCTCGACGCCAGAACCGCGCGGCCCCTCCAGGAGACGGCGGTGGCCGTCCTCGGTAAGTACGGGACGCAGGTACGGGCGCTGCCCGGGGACGTCACGGACGGGGCGCACCGCTCCCGGCTGGTGGCGGCGGCCCGGGAGCTCGGCGGCGTCGATCTCCTGGTGAACAACGCGAGCGCGCTGGGCGCCGAACCGCTCGTACGGCTCGAATCGCTGGCCCTGGACGGGCTCCGGCGGGCGCTGGAGGTCAATGTGGTCGCGGCGCTGGGGCTGGTCCAGGAGGCGCTGCCGCTGCTGCGGGAGTCGCCGGCGGGCGCGGTGATCGACGTCAGCTCGGACGCGGCGGCGGAGGCGTACGAGACCTGGGGCGGTTACGGGGCCTCGAAGGCGGCGCTCGACCAGCTCTCCGCGGTGCTCGGCGAGGAGGAGCCCAGGCTGCGGGTCTGGGCGGTCGACCCGGGGGACATGGGCACGGACCTGTACGCGGCGGCCGTTCCGGACGACGACGATCCGCGGCCCGACCCGGCGAGTGTCGTGCCGGCCTTCCTGAGGCTGCTCGACGGGCGTCCGGCGAGCGGGCGCTACGGGGCGCCCGCCCTGCTGGAGCAGCGATGA
- a CDS encoding S-adenosylmethionine:tRNA ribosyltransferase-isomerase yields the protein MTTAMGVPPLDGGRAGRWTLPEELSARVPAEQRGTGLDRDAVRLLVSRGTRVSHHAFVELPGLLRAGDLLVVNTSMTLAAAVDGRVGHARVVVHFSTRGDDGRWAVELREPDGRGTTRARGGGPAGTEVGLPGDVRLVLEEPLADRSARLWWGRVSDADVPGLLRRHGRPIRYSYTDRDQPLSAYQTVFALPSADGAGSAEMPSAARPFTARLVAELVSRGVQFAPVTLHTGVASAEAHEPPYPERFTVPETSARLINAARAGDGRVIGVGTTAVRAVESAAGPDGVVRAARGWTGLVVTPERGVRVVDGLLTGLHEPQASHLLMLEAIAGGKAVDRGYEQALRGRYLWHEFGDVHLILPEESPAALSVENPHTEDCHSNCR from the coding sequence ATGACGACGGCCATGGGGGTGCCCCCGCTCGACGGCGGCCGGGCGGGCAGGTGGACGCTCCCCGAGGAGCTGTCGGCGCGGGTGCCTGCCGAACAGCGGGGCACCGGGCTCGACCGCGACGCCGTCCGTCTGCTCGTCTCCCGGGGGACCCGGGTGTCGCACCACGCGTTCGTGGAGCTGCCGGGCCTGCTGCGGGCCGGGGACCTGCTCGTCGTGAACACGTCCATGACGCTGGCGGCCGCGGTGGACGGGAGAGTGGGGCACGCGCGCGTGGTGGTGCATTTCTCCACCCGGGGCGACGACGGGCGGTGGGCGGTGGAGCTGCGCGAGCCCGACGGAAGGGGCACCACGCGCGCACGCGGGGGCGGGCCGGCGGGGACGGAGGTAGGGCTGCCGGGGGACGTACGGCTGGTCCTGGAGGAGCCGCTCGCCGACCGGAGTGCGCGGCTGTGGTGGGGGCGGGTCTCCGACGCCGACGTGCCGGGGCTGCTGCGGCGGCACGGGAGGCCCATCCGCTACTCCTACACGGACCGGGACCAGCCGCTGTCCGCGTACCAGACCGTGTTCGCGCTGCCGTCCGCCGACGGGGCGGGGAGTGCGGAGATGCCGAGCGCGGCGCGGCCCTTCACCGCGCGGCTGGTGGCGGAGCTGGTGAGCCGGGGTGTGCAGTTCGCGCCCGTCACCCTGCACACGGGGGTCGCCTCGGCGGAGGCGCACGAGCCGCCGTACCCGGAGCGCTTCACGGTGCCGGAGACCTCGGCGCGGCTGATCAACGCGGCGAGGGCCGGTGACGGCAGGGTGATCGGGGTCGGCACCACCGCCGTACGCGCCGTGGAGTCGGCGGCCGGTCCCGACGGGGTGGTGCGTGCCGCGCGGGGCTGGACCGGTCTGGTGGTGACCCCGGAGCGCGGGGTGCGGGTCGTCGACGGGCTGCTCACCGGGCTGCACGAGCCGCAGGCCTCGCATCTGCTGATGCTGGAGGCGATCGCGGGCGGGAAGGCCGTCGACCGCGGGTACGAGCAGGCGCTGCGCGGGCGCTACCTGTGGCACGAGTTCGGCGACGTGCACCTCATCCTCCCGGAGGAGTCCCCGGCGGCCCTCTCGGTGGAGAACCCTCACACAGAGGATTGCCACAGCAACTGCCGGTGA